One Thermococcus eurythermalis DNA segment encodes these proteins:
- a CDS encoding ATP-dependent DNA ligase — protein MKYSELAELYRRLEKTTLKTLKTKFVADFLKKTPDELLEVVPYLILGKVFPDWDERELGVGEKLLIKAVSMATGVPEKEIEDSVRDTGDLGESVALALKKKRQKSFFSQPLTIKRVYSTFVKVAEASGEGSQDRKMKYLANLFMDAGPEEGKYIARTVLGTMRTGVAEGILRDAIAEAFRVKPELVERAYMLTSDFGYVAKVAKLEGNEGLSKVSIQIGKPIRPMLAQNAANVKEALIEMGGEAAFEIKYDGARVQVHRDGDRVIIYSRRLENVTRSIPEIVEAVKASLKPSKVIVEGELVAVGENGRPRPFQYVLRRFRRKYNIEEMIEKIPLELNLFDILYVDGESLIDTKFAERRKKLEESVEEREKIKIAEQLVTKKVEEAEEFYKRALELGHEGLMAKRLDSVYEPGNRGKKWLKIKPTMENLDLVIIGAEWGEGRRAHLLGSFLVAAYDPESGEFVPVGKVGSGFTDEDLVEFTKMLKPLIIREEGKFVEIEPKVVIEVTYQEIQKSPKYRSGFALRFPRYVALREDKSPEEADTIERVAQLYELQEKFKAKK, from the coding sequence ATGAAGTACTCCGAGTTGGCGGAGCTCTACAGGAGGCTCGAAAAGACGACGCTCAAGACCCTCAAGACCAAGTTCGTTGCAGACTTCCTGAAGAAGACGCCGGACGAGCTTCTTGAGGTAGTCCCGTACCTTATACTGGGAAAGGTCTTCCCGGACTGGGACGAGAGGGAGCTTGGGGTCGGCGAGAAGCTCCTGATAAAGGCCGTCTCCATGGCCACGGGTGTCCCCGAAAAGGAAATCGAGGACTCTGTTAGGGACACTGGCGATTTGGGTGAGAGCGTTGCCCTGGCTTTGAAGAAAAAGAGACAGAAGAGCTTCTTCAGCCAGCCCCTCACGATAAAGCGCGTCTACAGCACCTTCGTCAAGGTTGCAGAGGCGAGCGGAGAGGGAAGCCAGGACAGGAAGATGAAGTACCTGGCGAACCTCTTCATGGACGCCGGGCCGGAGGAGGGCAAGTACATAGCCAGAACCGTCCTCGGGACGATGAGAACTGGAGTTGCCGAGGGAATCCTGCGCGATGCCATAGCAGAGGCCTTCCGGGTGAAGCCCGAGCTTGTGGAGAGGGCCTACATGCTCACGAGCGACTTCGGCTACGTGGCGAAGGTTGCCAAGCTCGAGGGGAACGAGGGGCTCTCGAAGGTCAGCATACAGATTGGGAAGCCGATAAGGCCGATGCTTGCCCAGAACGCCGCCAACGTCAAGGAAGCGCTGATAGAGATGGGCGGTGAGGCGGCCTTCGAGATTAAGTATGACGGCGCACGCGTTCAGGTCCACCGCGACGGCGACAGGGTGATAATCTACTCGAGGAGACTTGAGAACGTCACCCGCTCGATTCCAGAGATAGTCGAGGCGGTAAAGGCCTCGCTGAAGCCTTCTAAGGTCATAGTAGAGGGCGAGCTGGTTGCCGTCGGCGAGAACGGTCGCCCAAGGCCCTTCCAGTACGTCCTGAGGAGGTTCAGGAGAAAGTACAACATCGAGGAGATGATTGAGAAGATTCCGCTCGAGCTCAACCTCTTCGACATCCTCTACGTTGACGGCGAGAGCCTCATAGACACGAAGTTCGCCGAGAGGAGGAAGAAGCTCGAGGAGAGCGTTGAAGAGAGGGAGAAGATAAAGATTGCTGAACAGCTCGTGACCAAGAAAGTGGAGGAGGCAGAGGAGTTCTACAAGAGGGCACTAGAGCTCGGTCACGAGGGCCTGATGGCCAAGAGGCTAGACTCCGTCTACGAGCCCGGAAACCGCGGAAAGAAGTGGCTCAAGATTAAGCCCACGATGGAGAACCTCGACCTCGTCATTATCGGGGCGGAGTGGGGCGAGGGAAGGCGCGCGCACCTGCTCGGTTCCTTCCTCGTTGCGGCCTACGACCCGGAGAGCGGTGAGTTCGTCCCGGTGGGCAAGGTTGGAAGCGGCTTCACCGATGAAGATTTAGTCGAGTTCACCAAGATGCTCAAGCCCCTGATTATCAGGGAGGAAGGGAAGTTCGTCGAGATTGAGCCCAAGGTCGTCATCGAGGTCACCTACCAGGAGATACAGAAGAGCCCGAAGTACAGGAGCGGTTTCGCGTTAAGGTTCCCGCGCTACGTGGCGTTGAGGGAAGATAAAAGCCCGGAGGAGGCAGACACGATAGAGAGGGTCGCCCAGCTCTACGAGCTCCAGGAGAAGTTCAAGGCAAAGAAGTAA
- a CDS encoding PrsW family glutamic-type intramembrane protease, which produces MIGELLIVVYVLIAIGVGIMVFFKTVSWLSETDRTVFPVPFYSVLGWGIVAFFTAMVLESLVLRFSREISTAMLALAIVVGPIEEGAKLLPFVVKQDENAMTRWHLTVRTALFFGIIEALMYFVLLISMGNFFGAILRGVVVMFHVAWTAIALEGALRGSLWDGYLKAALLHCLYDAPIMLIYPLGGLAGLIVPVSIAALIYINGAVDDAFGFAVSYARKLVERKREMYAAFEERYEVLRYGDEEMPGVEEPEKENQKEENEDEDPEGFTSLP; this is translated from the coding sequence ATGATAGGGGAACTCCTGATTGTGGTCTACGTTCTCATCGCCATCGGCGTTGGAATAATGGTGTTCTTCAAGACCGTTTCATGGCTTTCTGAGACAGACAGGACTGTCTTCCCGGTGCCGTTCTACTCGGTTCTGGGGTGGGGAATTGTGGCGTTCTTCACTGCCATGGTTCTTGAGTCGCTCGTCCTGCGCTTCTCCCGTGAAATCTCAACTGCAATGCTTGCTCTGGCCATTGTCGTCGGCCCCATCGAGGAAGGTGCCAAGCTTCTCCCCTTTGTGGTCAAACAGGACGAAAACGCAATGACCCGGTGGCACCTCACCGTGAGGACGGCGCTGTTCTTTGGAATCATCGAGGCGCTCATGTACTTTGTGCTCCTGATTTCGATGGGGAACTTTTTCGGCGCCATCCTCAGGGGCGTGGTCGTGATGTTCCACGTCGCCTGGACTGCGATAGCGCTTGAAGGGGCCCTCAGAGGCTCCCTGTGGGACGGCTACCTTAAGGCGGCACTGCTCCACTGCCTCTACGACGCGCCCATAATGCTCATCTACCCCCTCGGGGGTCTCGCGGGTCTCATCGTCCCGGTGAGCATAGCCGCACTTATCTACATCAACGGGGCCGTTGATGATGCCTTTGGGTTCGCGGTGAGCTATGCCAGGAAGCTCGTGGAGCGGAAGAGGGAGATGTACGCGGCTTTTGAGGAGAGGTATGAGGTGCTCAGATATGGGGATGAAGAAATGCCTGGGGTTGAAGAACCTGAAAAAGAGAATCAGAAAGAGGAAAACGAGGACGAAGACCCGGAGGGCTTTACTTCTTTGCCTTGA
- the pyrE gene encoding orotate phosphoribosyltransferase, which yields MGSKDELIEMFFSEGAILFGRFVLTSGKESDYYINVKKLITNPKALKLIAELMKEKTEELGIEFDRVAGPELGAVPIATALSLETGKPLVIVRKKPKGHGTGSQIEGEVKPGDRVLLVEDVTTTGGSVLRSAEVLEKEGAEVAAILVVVDREEGARENLADYRFVPLVTVSELFARRGSVED from the coding sequence ATGGGGAGCAAGGACGAACTCATCGAGATGTTCTTCAGCGAGGGGGCGATACTGTTTGGCCGCTTCGTCCTCACCTCTGGGAAGGAGAGCGACTACTACATCAACGTCAAGAAGCTCATCACGAACCCCAAAGCCCTGAAGCTCATCGCGGAGCTCATGAAAGAAAAAACCGAGGAGCTGGGGATTGAGTTCGACCGCGTTGCCGGCCCCGAGCTCGGAGCCGTCCCGATAGCAACGGCGCTTTCCCTCGAAACCGGAAAGCCCCTCGTAATCGTCAGGAAGAAGCCGAAGGGCCACGGCACGGGGAGCCAGATTGAGGGCGAGGTGAAACCAGGGGACAGAGTCCTCCTCGTAGAGGACGTGACGACGACTGGAGGAAGCGTCCTCCGCTCGGCTGAGGTGCTGGAAAAGGAGGGGGCAGAAGTAGCGGCTATCCTCGTGGTCGTGGACAGGGAGGAAGGCGCCCGCGAGAACCTCGCTGACTACCGCTTTGTTCCCCTCGTTACGGTCTCAGAGCTTTTTGCCAGAAGGGGTTCCGTGGAGGACTGA
- a CDS encoding MinD/ParA family ATP-binding protein — protein MVAIVVTGRGGAGKTTMTANLSSYFSSMGLKTLAVDGDLYLPKLAFHFGIYNPVTNIHTLLKEDSSLDESIYRDVRTGVDILPGSSKLYDVLDIDQGRLRQVVLDVRSRYDVTVIDSPVGIPFDTISTFRLAQYQLIVVEVERGPIHSFQRMVENEVEKLKALGEAYGLNVCVLLNKVREAEPVIDDVVEFLEGSFNVPVVGVVSYDPTVPASQNEGVPVLAFAPHAKASKDIKTAGMLLSERMFGKREKKGLWEKIKEAFLSVLHGTPSGKKL, from the coding sequence ATGGTAGCGATAGTGGTTACTGGAAGGGGCGGGGCCGGGAAGACGACGATGACGGCCAACCTTTCGAGTTACTTCTCAAGCATGGGCCTGAAGACCCTCGCGGTTGATGGAGACCTTTACCTGCCAAAACTGGCCTTTCACTTTGGGATATACAACCCTGTGACGAACATCCACACGCTTTTAAAAGAAGATTCGAGCCTCGACGAGTCAATTTACCGCGACGTGAGGACTGGAGTGGACATTCTCCCGGGAAGTTCGAAGCTTTACGACGTCCTCGACATTGACCAGGGCAGGCTCAGGCAGGTAGTCCTCGATGTCCGGTCGAGGTACGACGTTACGGTAATAGACTCCCCCGTGGGAATCCCCTTCGACACGATTTCGACGTTCAGGCTGGCACAGTACCAGCTGATAGTCGTCGAGGTTGAGAGGGGGCCAATCCACTCTTTTCAGAGGATGGTCGAGAACGAGGTCGAAAAGCTCAAAGCCCTCGGTGAGGCCTACGGCCTTAATGTCTGTGTCCTGCTGAACAAAGTCCGCGAGGCGGAGCCCGTCATAGATGACGTCGTTGAGTTCCTTGAGGGGAGCTTTAACGTCCCCGTCGTGGGGGTGGTCTCTTACGACCCCACTGTGCCGGCGAGCCAGAACGAGGGAGTTCCCGTTTTGGCGTTTGCACCCCACGCAAAGGCTTCAAAGGACATAAAAACCGCGGGAATGCTCCTCAGCGAGCGGATGTTTGGGAAGCGGGAAAAGAAAGGCCTCTGGGAAAAGATAAAGGAAGCTTTTCTGTCAGTCCTCCACGGAACCCCTTCTGGCAAAAAGCTCTGA
- the rlmD gene encoding 23S rRNA (uracil(1939)-C(5))-methyltransferase RlmD: protein MKGVIERLSDDGLGVLREGKREVLVPYTAPGDTVKVRKWRRKKRKLIATDFEVISPSDIRVEPKCPYFGVCGGCLLQHLPYEEQLRFKASKLSKYLGIDVEVIPSPKIYGHRNRIDVVISTTGIGFRRYGTWWDAVDIEECPVFGKTSGKVLRALREFIEDEKPSLYDIRRNKGFLRYIVIREGKFSGEVMVNLVTKEGTLPESFPEYFPFATSLYWSVNRSESDVSYGDVERFWGEPFIRERLDDVTYLIHPNSFFQTNSYQAVNLVRKVAELADGEKILDLYSGVGTFGVYLAKRGFSVEGIEINPFAVEMANKNAELNGVNAEFHVGSDRDVEDLSKYDTVIVDPPRAGLHPKLVRKILKDGPERVIYVSCNPKTLSENLLTLKERYRVESAIGLDMFPHTPHIEAVTELRKV, encoded by the coding sequence ATGAAGGGAGTAATAGAGAGGCTCAGCGATGACGGCCTGGGAGTGCTGCGAGAGGGGAAGCGAGAAGTCCTTGTGCCCTACACGGCCCCAGGAGACACCGTCAAGGTCAGGAAGTGGCGGAGAAAGAAGAGGAAGCTTATAGCCACTGATTTCGAGGTAATCAGCCCGTCAGATATTAGAGTTGAACCCAAATGCCCTTACTTCGGGGTATGCGGCGGCTGTCTGCTCCAGCACCTGCCTTACGAGGAACAGCTCCGCTTCAAGGCCTCCAAGCTCTCAAAGTACCTCGGCATCGACGTCGAGGTGATACCGTCTCCAAAGATATACGGCCACAGAAACAGGATTGACGTCGTTATTTCGACCACGGGAATCGGATTCAGGCGCTACGGGACGTGGTGGGATGCGGTTGACATAGAGGAGTGCCCGGTCTTCGGCAAGACGAGCGGAAAAGTCCTGAGGGCGCTTAGGGAGTTCATCGAAGACGAAAAGCCTTCGCTCTACGATATACGCAGGAACAAGGGCTTTCTGCGCTACATCGTTATCCGCGAGGGTAAGTTCAGCGGGGAGGTCATGGTAAACCTCGTGACGAAGGAGGGAACCCTTCCGGAGTCCTTCCCCGAGTACTTCCCCTTCGCCACATCGCTCTACTGGAGCGTCAACAGGAGCGAGAGCGACGTCTCCTACGGCGACGTCGAGCGGTTCTGGGGGGAGCCGTTCATACGCGAGAGGCTGGACGACGTGACCTACCTCATCCACCCGAATTCGTTTTTCCAGACCAACAGCTACCAGGCGGTAAACCTCGTGAGGAAGGTCGCCGAGCTCGCCGACGGGGAGAAAATTTTAGACCTGTATTCCGGTGTCGGCACGTTCGGAGTTTACCTCGCGAAGAGGGGCTTCAGCGTCGAGGGAATTGAGATTAACCCCTTCGCAGTCGAGATGGCCAACAAAAACGCGGAGCTGAACGGTGTAAATGCAGAGTTCCACGTCGGGAGCGACCGGGACGTCGAAGACCTCTCAAAATACGACACGGTGATAGTCGACCCGCCCAGGGCAGGCCTCCACCCGAAATTGGTTCGGAAAATCTTAAAAGACGGGCCGGAGAGGGTAATCTACGTCTCCTGCAACCCGAAGACGCTTTCAGAGAACCTCTTGACCCTAAAAGAAAGGTACCGCGTTGAGAGTGCTATTGGCCTCGATATGTTCCCACACACCCCGCACATTGAGGCCGTTACAGAGCTAAGAAAAGTTTGA
- the lrpA gene encoding HTH-type transcriptional regulator LrpA, with protein sequence MLDERDRIILEMLTKDARTPFTEIAKVLGISETAVRKRVKALEEAGVIRQYTIVVDPAKLGYNLVSITGVDTKPEKIFEVASKLKEFDFVRHVYLTSGDHMIMAEIWAKDGEDLSEIISNKIGKIDGVVKVCPAIILERMK encoded by the coding sequence ATGCTCGACGAGAGGGATAGAATTATACTGGAGATGCTCACCAAGGACGCGAGGACACCCTTCACGGAGATAGCGAAGGTTCTCGGCATCAGCGAGACGGCGGTGAGAAAGCGCGTCAAGGCACTTGAGGAGGCCGGTGTGATAAGGCAGTACACGATAGTCGTGGACCCCGCCAAGCTCGGCTACAACCTCGTGAGCATCACGGGGGTAGATACCAAGCCGGAGAAGATATTCGAAGTCGCCAGCAAGCTCAAGGAGTTTGACTTCGTGAGGCACGTCTACCTCACGAGCGGAGACCACATGATAATGGCAGAAATCTGGGCAAAGGACGGAGAAGACCTTTCCGAGATAATCTCCAACAAGATTGGCAAAATTGACGGCGTCGTCAAGGTCTGCCCCGCGATTATCCTCGAAAGAATGAAGTGA
- a CDS encoding aldolase gives MSRTAKRQLVLYSRKAHERGLTAAFGGNLSVRSGNLVFIKATGAVMDEMTEEQVAVIDLSGRQVSGVRPSSEYRLHLAVYRARPDVRAVAHLHPPYSIVASTLLEGELPIITPEAEIYLKRIPIAPFRPAGTEELAEVTAEALKKTDAVLMAKHGIVTVGRSLREAFYKAELVEESAKLWYLSRK, from the coding sequence ATGAGCAGAACCGCCAAGCGCCAGCTTGTCCTGTACTCAAGAAAGGCCCACGAGAGGGGCCTAACGGCCGCTTTCGGCGGGAACCTGAGCGTCCGCTCGGGGAATCTGGTGTTCATCAAGGCAACTGGGGCGGTTATGGACGAGATGACCGAAGAGCAGGTCGCGGTTATTGACCTGTCCGGAAGGCAGGTGTCGGGGGTCAGGCCTTCCTCCGAATACAGGCTCCACCTCGCGGTTTACAGAGCAAGGCCGGACGTAAGGGCAGTAGCCCACTTGCACCCGCCCTACTCGATAGTGGCCTCTACCCTGCTCGAAGGAGAGCTGCCGATAATAACGCCCGAGGCCGAGATATACCTGAAGAGGATTCCGATTGCGCCGTTCCGCCCGGCAGGCACGGAAGAGCTGGCGGAAGTAACGGCGGAGGCATTGAAAAAAACGGACGCGGTTCTGATGGCAAAGCACGGGATTGTGACGGTCGGCAGAAGTCTTAGAGAAGCGTTCTACAAGGCAGAGCTCGTAGAAGAGAGCGCAAAGCTCTGGTACTTAAGCAGGAAATGA
- a CDS encoding UPF0147 family protein yields the protein MSDLIQQIVQVLKEQVVQDTVVPRNIRRAAEQAIEVLLDESKEPAVRAADAIAILEEISEDPNMPMHTRTIIWEVLGALEQVK from the coding sequence ATGAGCGACCTGATTCAGCAGATTGTGCAGGTTCTCAAGGAGCAGGTTGTTCAGGACACCGTTGTTCCGAGGAACATTAGGAGGGCGGCCGAGCAGGCCATAGAGGTCCTCCTCGACGAGAGCAAGGAGCCGGCCGTCAGGGCCGCCGATGCCATAGCCATTCTCGAGGAGATTAGCGAGGACCCGAACATGCCCATGCACACGAGGACCATCATCTGGGAGGTTCTCGGTGCCCTCGAGCAGGTCAAGTGA
- a CDS encoding class I SAM-dependent methyltransferase: protein MSFKAKYSRIARHYEALEKPLDRFFCPLRERAVSLVKGKTLEVGVGVGKTLRYYPSDVELCAVNAVPETLKIAREKARKLNLNACFEVADVEKLPFPDNSFDTVLSSFAFCTVPNPERGMREIFWVLKPGGKAILLEHTTSDSTLLNYLFLLPLKLPLKLLLDDDPLRETHKLVSKYFEVELEESYYRGIVRLIVARKIEESKTFKVPSP from the coding sequence ATGTCGTTCAAAGCCAAGTATTCACGCATAGCAAGGCACTATGAGGCCCTTGAGAAGCCACTCGACAGGTTTTTCTGTCCCCTGCGCGAGAGGGCGGTTTCGTTGGTTAAGGGAAAAACTCTGGAAGTCGGTGTTGGGGTTGGGAAAACACTACGTTATTATCCGAGTGATGTTGAGCTCTGCGCCGTCAATGCCGTCCCCGAGACACTCAAGATTGCCAGAGAAAAGGCCCGAAAGCTTAACCTTAACGCCTGTTTCGAGGTTGCAGACGTTGAGAAGCTTCCATTTCCGGACAACAGCTTTGACACCGTTCTGAGCTCCTTCGCCTTCTGCACCGTTCCCAATCCTGAGAGGGGTATGAGGGAAATCTTCTGGGTCTTGAAACCCGGAGGGAAGGCGATTCTCCTTGAGCACACGACGAGCGATTCAACTTTGCTGAACTACCTCTTTCTTCTTCCCCTGAAGTTGCCGTTGAAGCTTCTCCTCGATGACGACCCGCTACGGGAGACGCACAAACTCGTCTCGAAATACTTTGAAGTCGAGCTTGAGGAGAGTTATTACCGCGGAATAGTCCGCTTAATCGTCGCTCGGAAGATTGAGGAGAGTAAAACTTTTAAAGTCCCCTCTCCTTAA
- a CDS encoding DUF2079 domain-containing protein translates to MMAELKLKFNRLSPYDVAAVFTALGYSLLMIYLSLLKFRYLRYTSFDLGIFTQSLAEFLHGRLFFNTGEWQAHGVSSHFGVHFQPILFLLVPLFWLFPSAKTLLVVQSLALGSSILLAYTLARKVLNEKLALFLTGLYALNSSLIGINLFEFHPVSLAVPLFLLAAVFLVDGRKKAFFMTSVVLLSVKEDAFLGVAALSLWWALHGGFSIENLKRNRDFLILSVLACLYGLVVIKFIIPYFGRGYIYHDLYSNLHLTRRKLVYFLLFNMSFGLFALFLPRTWVLVTPPWLECLLSSRASQYTFGFHYPYMLVPLSFVGTVFAIKELEIWRIKRVFYTLVVIGLLTSWATMPVVIHTPEEPVPIVHYLILEPAPGYKTAWEVIDALLKTNLSVYTQPAFYPALAVKDNAYVYPSKVMPDLVLVNVKTYRGRVWLKRLNKMVDARYVRVYSKDGIEIYKREGLKLPLPLKELN, encoded by the coding sequence ATGATGGCAGAATTAAAGCTAAAATTCAATAGGTTATCACCATACGATGTTGCCGCTGTATTTACGGCCTTAGGTTATTCTCTCCTCATGATCTATCTGAGTTTGCTCAAGTTCAGGTACCTCCGCTACACCAGCTTCGACCTCGGAATATTCACGCAGTCCCTTGCTGAGTTTCTCCACGGACGCCTTTTCTTCAACACGGGGGAGTGGCAGGCCCACGGCGTTTCCAGCCACTTTGGAGTCCACTTTCAGCCGATTCTATTCCTGCTCGTCCCCCTGTTCTGGCTCTTCCCCTCTGCGAAGACCCTCCTTGTCGTCCAGAGCCTCGCGCTCGGCTCTTCAATACTGCTGGCGTATACCCTTGCCAGGAAGGTTCTAAACGAGAAACTGGCCCTCTTCCTTACCGGTCTCTACGCACTCAACTCTTCGCTCATTGGAATCAACCTCTTTGAGTTCCACCCGGTATCCCTTGCCGTCCCCCTGTTTCTCCTCGCGGCGGTCTTCCTCGTGGACGGCAGGAAGAAGGCGTTTTTCATGACCTCCGTGGTCTTGCTCTCCGTGAAAGAGGACGCCTTTCTTGGGGTTGCTGCCCTTTCCCTGTGGTGGGCCCTCCACGGCGGCTTTTCTATTGAAAACCTCAAGAGGAACCGGGATTTTCTTATCTTGAGTGTTCTTGCCTGTTTATACGGGCTGGTAGTCATCAAGTTCATAATCCCTTACTTCGGGAGGGGCTACATCTACCACGACCTTTACAGCAACCTCCACCTGACCCGGAGAAAGCTCGTGTACTTCCTGCTCTTTAATATGAGCTTTGGCCTTTTTGCCCTCTTCCTTCCGAGGACCTGGGTTCTCGTAACGCCCCCGTGGCTTGAGTGCCTCCTCTCGTCGAGGGCGAGTCAGTACACCTTTGGCTTCCATTACCCTTACATGCTCGTCCCACTGTCCTTCGTGGGGACAGTCTTCGCCATAAAGGAGCTGGAAATCTGGAGGATTAAGAGGGTGTTCTACACGCTCGTTGTCATTGGTCTCCTGACGTCTTGGGCCACGATGCCGGTTGTAATACACACGCCAGAAGAGCCGGTTCCCATAGTCCACTACTTGATCCTTGAGCCCGCTCCGGGCTATAAAACCGCGTGGGAGGTCATAGACGCCCTTCTAAAGACCAATCTCTCGGTTTACACCCAGCCAGCGTTCTATCCGGCCCTCGCAGTCAAAGACAACGCCTACGTTTATCCCTCAAAGGTCATGCCCGACCTGGTGCTGGTCAATGTAAAAACATACCGCGGCCGTGTTTGGCTGAAAAGGCTGAACAAGATGGTGGATGCCAGATACGTCCGCGTTTATTCAAAGGATGGGATAGAAATCTACAAACGGGAGGGACTAAAGCTCCCTCTTCCCCTCAAAGAACTCAATTAG
- a CDS encoding DUF2103 domain-containing protein gives MPKYFKRGVKREHHFLKGLEKPLEEIALIPGVKKVIPGRIYASDSRGFEIKVTRETQTGLKLVAKSDGSVQEVFLVVDKADRQRVWAEIERLAEDWRD, from the coding sequence ATGCCCAAGTACTTCAAACGAGGAGTCAAGAGGGAACACCACTTCCTGAAGGGCCTTGAGAAGCCGCTGGAAGAGATAGCCTTGATTCCCGGCGTCAAAAAGGTAATCCCTGGAAGGATTTACGCGAGCGACTCAAGGGGCTTCGAGATCAAGGTGACGCGGGAGACGCAGACAGGCCTTAAGCTCGTCGCCAAGAGCGATGGCTCCGTTCAGGAAGTTTTTCTCGTCGTGGATAAGGCCGATAGGCAGAGGGTCTGGGCGGAAATTGAAAGATTAGCGGAGGATTGGAGGGACTAA